One window of Streptococcus troglodytae genomic DNA carries:
- a CDS encoding type I polyketide synthase translates to MPYFSFEDTAIQAEKVENEPKLFEREKQIISINQDDIAIIGVNIRFPKANNLDELWSLLANEESAITKVPEERWNNEAYYDSDNIKVKQGKYYCPWGGFLKDISDFDPLFFGITPKEAELMDPQERLLLESVWHVMEDSGYTKEVLSHQYTEKSKQNVGVFIGCTSYTYNLIGIDEWNKGNYVTPNSLPWSLANRISFLFNFNGPSVTLDTACSSSLTALHIACQSLKNGDCSTAIVGGVNLYTHPNKYVLFSQLHMLSPTGKCHAFSIDADGFVPGEGVASLLLKPLKEAKKSKDHIYGIVKGSSINHGGQTNGYTVPNPKEQCNLICNALNDANISPEEIGYIETHGTGTILGDPIEVTGITKAYKKYTDKKMFCPIGSVKSNIGHQEGVAGLAGIAKILAQLKYKKLAPSLYTNELNPNIKFEETPLFVQQKLEDWRTIMIEKGNQLIESPRKAAISGFGAGGANAHVIIEEYKEDRKKQK, encoded by the coding sequence ATGCCATATTTTTCTTTTGAAGATACAGCAATACAAGCGGAAAAAGTAGAAAATGAGCCTAAATTATTTGAACGAGAAAAGCAGATAATATCCATTAACCAAGATGATATCGCGATAATCGGTGTTAATATACGTTTCCCAAAGGCGAATAATCTGGATGAGCTTTGGAGTTTGCTTGCTAATGAAGAAAGTGCAATAACCAAAGTTCCTGAAGAACGTTGGAATAATGAAGCTTATTATGATAGCGATAATATTAAAGTAAAACAAGGAAAGTATTACTGCCCATGGGGAGGATTCTTAAAAGATATCAGTGATTTTGATCCATTATTTTTTGGAATAACACCAAAGGAGGCAGAATTAATGGATCCACAGGAAAGATTACTTTTAGAATCAGTGTGGCATGTTATGGAGGATTCAGGATATACAAAAGAAGTATTGAGCCACCAATATACTGAGAAGTCAAAACAGAATGTTGGGGTATTTATTGGTTGCACAAGTTATACGTATAATTTGATTGGCATTGACGAATGGAATAAGGGGAATTATGTAACACCGAATTCGCTTCCTTGGTCCTTAGCAAACAGAATATCATTTCTTTTCAATTTTAACGGACCAAGTGTGACATTAGATACTGCGTGTTCTTCATCCTTGACGGCATTACACATAGCTTGTCAAAGTCTAAAAAATGGTGATTGTAGCACTGCAATTGTTGGTGGTGTTAATCTATATACCCATCCAAATAAATATGTATTATTTTCTCAGTTGCATATGCTTTCGCCAACAGGAAAATGTCATGCATTTAGTATAGATGCAGATGGCTTTGTTCCAGGAGAAGGAGTTGCCTCCTTGTTGTTAAAGCCATTAAAAGAAGCAAAAAAAAGTAAAGACCATATTTATGGTATTGTAAAGGGAAGTTCAATAAATCATGGCGGTCAAACCAACGGGTACACAGTCCCTAATCCGAAAGAACAATGTAATCTTATCTGTAATGCATTAAATGATGCAAATATTTCACCTGAAGAAATAGGTTATATAGAGACGCATGGAACAGGTACGATTCTGGGAGATCCAATTGAAGTAACAGGTATAACTAAGGCATATAAAAAGTATACAGATAAGAAAATGTTTTGTCCAATAGGATCAGTAAAGTCTAATATTGGTCATCAGGAGGGTGTGGCCGGATTGGCTGGAATCGCAAAAATTTTAGCACAGCTAAAATATAAAAAGCTCGCTCCATCATTATACACCAATGAACTTAATCCTAATATCAAATTTGAAGAGACCCCTCTTTTTGTTCAACAAAAACTTGAAGATTGGAGAACAATAATGATAGAGAAAGGGAATCAGCTTATAGAATCACCACGAAAAGCAGCAATTAGCGGATTTGGTGCAGGTGGAGCAAATGCACATGTAATTATTGAAGAGTATAAAGAAGATAGAAAAAAACAAAAGTAA
- a CDS encoding acyl carrier protein: protein MAMKYEVLPTSLYVKKINPYIKLENSPFYIVNKMKKWGYLKDIDGNEMPLRAGISSFGFGGTNVYMILEKMKQYHVKSHCNNRPFIFVFSAKNQKRLFEYSAKFRDFLAKRLRYTTTQTSFNNSEVYKLAAGVLQVESNAIDGNDSLLDIGFEPFLISKLLTKIEQRYSIVLNISDVTSVCTLNEIIELIKDHIGLEHRIVDAEMMDVNDVAYTLQIGREEMNERLAIIADNLEDLYIQLKKYVEGEQSDQIYTCNTKDINLTRTEVRQYGEVLKQEMLEGNYSVEHVAKEWTKGISIDWTLFYDTLPYKVSLPTYSFAKKDIGLKRNHLIF from the coding sequence ATGGCAATGAAATATGAAGTACTACCAACTAGTTTATACGTGAAGAAAATAAATCCATATATTAAGTTAGAAAACTCTCCATTCTATATTGTAAATAAGATGAAAAAGTGGGGGTATTTAAAGGATATTGATGGAAATGAAATGCCATTAAGAGCTGGAATAAGTTCTTTCGGTTTTGGAGGAACAAATGTATATATGATTCTAGAAAAGATGAAACAATATCATGTAAAATCACATTGTAATAACAGACCATTTATATTCGTTTTCTCAGCAAAAAATCAAAAACGTTTGTTTGAGTATTCAGCGAAATTTAGAGATTTCTTAGCGAAAAGGTTAAGGTATACAACGACTCAAACATCGTTTAATAATTCGGAAGTATATAAGTTAGCAGCAGGTGTATTGCAAGTTGAAAGTAATGCAATAGATGGAAATGACAGTTTACTTGATATTGGTTTTGAACCATTCTTAATCAGCAAGTTGCTTACAAAGATTGAGCAAAGGTATAGCATTGTACTGAATATTAGTGATGTGACAAGTGTATGTACATTAAATGAAATCATAGAATTGATAAAAGATCATATAGGTCTGGAACATAGAATTGTAGACGCTGAGATGATGGATGTTAATGATGTTGCATATACACTTCAAATCGGGCGAGAAGAAATGAATGAGAGATTAGCTATCATAGCTGATAATCTGGAAGATTTGTATATACAATTGAAGAAGTATGTGGAGGGAGAACAATCAGACCAAATATATACATGCAATACGAAAGATATAAATTTAACAAGGACAGAAGTACGGCAGTACGGAGAAGTATTAAAACAAGAGATGCTGGAAGGCAACTACAGTGTAGAACATGTAGCAAAAGAATGGACGAAAGGAATCAGTATAGATTGGACATTATTCTATGACACATTACCATATAAAGTCTCACTACCAACATATTCATTTGCAAAAAAAGACATTGGATTAAAAAGAAATCACCTGATCTTTTAG
- a CDS encoding SDR family NAD(P)-dependent oxidoreductase, whose product MNKVEDIVNRLKNGEITATDAAKLYKSSQSKDNIDDSKVIFCNLEWKKINATQKPDRERKSESTVYIGSSEEMYKILKERTNGKVLQATAENYKEVFAKIIEKKIPINDVVISSAFLDEDINTLVIKDLKLVLDTVQWISKLSVSMNKMIYYCYPLSDDKATIHSSCIAAFLQSVHLENQSICYKVIGLDDSEQKLKEHLLTELEQSTSDRNEVMIKESIHYYKQLNEYPPTPLDDNPNKMLKKQGVYVITGGAGKLGGKIAYYIATHYKKSKIILVGRSKICKDSELIGKLNATKSYAEYYSADISDRDSVVGLVSYVKSKYGHIDGVIHFAGLVKDMLYVNKKMIDIVHTLESKVFGINNFDEVLRNEPLDFMILNSSTTSIIGNVGQCDYAYANRYLDEFAANRNRKVAAGKRYGKTIAIDWPLWDKGGMKANESTKEWMKKKIGFEPISDGSGLKIFETSIKFPYSQVGVMYGDVNKIRENIFQKEKK is encoded by the coding sequence ATGAATAAAGTAGAAGATATAGTGAACAGACTGAAGAACGGTGAGATAACAGCAACAGACGCAGCTAAGTTATATAAAAGTAGTCAGAGTAAAGATAATATTGATGATTCAAAAGTAATCTTTTGCAACCTCGAATGGAAAAAGATAAATGCTACCCAGAAACCTGATCGGGAAAGAAAGTCGGAGTCTACAGTATATATTGGATCTTCTGAAGAGATGTATAAAATACTGAAAGAAAGAACTAACGGCAAAGTATTGCAGGCTACAGCTGAAAATTATAAAGAAGTATTCGCTAAAATTATTGAAAAGAAAATTCCTATTAATGACGTAGTGATTAGTTCAGCTTTTCTGGACGAAGACATAAATACGTTAGTAATAAAAGATCTGAAACTTGTATTAGATACAGTACAATGGATTTCAAAGTTATCAGTATCAATGAATAAGATGATCTATTATTGTTATCCATTATCTGATGATAAAGCTACTATACACAGTTCATGTATAGCGGCATTTCTACAATCAGTACATTTGGAAAATCAATCCATTTGCTATAAGGTAATTGGGTTGGATGACTCAGAACAGAAACTAAAAGAGCATTTATTGACTGAGTTAGAACAATCTACTTCGGATCGAAATGAAGTCATGATAAAAGAAAGCATACATTATTATAAGCAACTTAATGAATACCCCCCTACTCCCTTGGATGATAATCCAAACAAGATGTTAAAAAAACAAGGGGTATATGTAATTACTGGAGGTGCTGGTAAGTTAGGAGGGAAAATAGCGTACTATATTGCAACTCATTATAAAAAATCAAAAATTATCTTAGTAGGTAGAAGTAAGATATGTAAGGATAGCGAACTTATTGGTAAGCTTAATGCCACCAAGAGTTATGCAGAGTACTATTCCGCAGATATTTCAGATAGAGATAGCGTTGTTGGCTTAGTCTCATATGTTAAATCTAAGTATGGACATATTGACGGAGTAATTCATTTTGCAGGATTAGTAAAGGATATGCTTTATGTAAATAAAAAAATGATAGATATTGTACATACCTTGGAGTCTAAAGTATTCGGAATAAATAATTTTGATGAAGTTCTAAGGAATGAACCATTAGATTTCATGATACTTAATTCATCAACAACTTCTATTATAGGGAATGTTGGACAATGTGATTATGCGTACGCAAACCGTTATCTGGATGAATTTGCTGCTAATAGAAATAGAAAAGTGGCAGCTGGGAAAAGATATGGGAAAACGATAGCTATTGATTGGCCATTATGGGACAAAGGTGGAATGAAAGCTAATGAGAGTACAAAGGAATGGATGAAGAAGAAGATTGGTTTTGAGCCAATTAGTGATGGCAGTGGGTTAAAGATATTTGAAACAAGTATTAAATTTCCATATTCTCAAGTAGGAGTAATGTATGGTGATGTCAATAAAATTAGAGAAAATATATTTCAGAAAGAAAAAAAATAA
- a CDS encoding type I polyketide synthase: protein MEEQSSDSLNMTEKVWVITGGFGSLGLAMARHLSNKYQAKIALLGRSPLNDENLNKLKSLKKEGMDIIYTPADVSNQNSVRNAIVQIKETFGGINAVIHAAGIYNNQMIVDKELTDIKKCLSPKIQGSMILEQELARENLDVFIMFSSLSAVLGDFGQCDYSIGNCFLLGMARYRERLRRQGLRNGKTITINWPLWRDGGMHGSSDSEKLYLKTSGMSYLDTENGMKAFDKCLESNQTDITVIVGEKNKADNILNTVSHKKTSKAIKSNQVVLNHTTQNTESVEETLLSNLKEMAAQIIHLDQDRLNEYENFGEYGFDSISLKEFSEAIESGLGVEVLPTVFYAHSNLKDLSKYLMEEYREKIKEVCSLHETTGTVEKIQEISDITSNEEPEVEKGYTEESIPYIAIIGADGVFPQSDSIEEFWENLINEKDMVTEIPKNRWNFENMYSPEKGAKNKSISKWGGFINDVDKFDAQFFNISPKEAELMDPQQRLFLQSSWKVIEDAGYKASSLSGKNIGVFVGASFNDYQNMIWDELGESRVQIPVGNMLAMLSNRVSYFMNFKGPSEVVNTACSSSMVAIHRAVTAINNGECEMAIAGGVSLSLSPMNYIIASKLEILSPDGKCKVFDESANGFVKGEGVGSILLKPLNKAIEDHDHIYAVICATNEKHGGKASSITAPDSESQAELIIETHEKALVNPNSISYIETHGTGTELGDPIEVDGLKKLFICKNKLIIVVWVQ from the coding sequence ATGGAAGAGCAGTCATCCGATTCTTTAAATATGACGGAAAAAGTGTGGGTAATTACTGGTGGATTTGGAAGTTTGGGATTAGCTATGGCAAGACACTTATCTAATAAGTATCAGGCAAAGATCGCATTACTTGGGCGTTCTCCATTAAATGATGAGAATCTGAATAAACTTAAATCATTAAAAAAGGAAGGAATGGATATCATCTATACCCCAGCAGATGTCTCTAACCAGAATAGTGTAAGAAATGCAATAGTTCAGATTAAAGAAACATTTGGAGGAATAAATGCTGTAATCCATGCAGCTGGAATTTACAACAATCAGATGATTGTTGATAAAGAATTGACCGATATCAAAAAGTGTTTATCACCTAAAATTCAAGGAAGTATGATTTTAGAACAAGAACTTGCTAGAGAGAATTTGGATGTATTTATCATGTTTTCATCTTTAAGTGCTGTTTTGGGTGATTTCGGACAATGTGATTATTCTATTGGAAATTGTTTTCTTTTAGGTATGGCCAGATACAGAGAGCGTTTAAGAAGACAAGGACTAAGAAATGGTAAGACGATTACGATTAATTGGCCTTTATGGCGTGATGGAGGAATGCACGGTAGTAGTGATTCTGAAAAGCTATATCTTAAAACTTCCGGAATGTCTTATTTAGATACAGAGAATGGTATGAAAGCATTTGATAAGTGCCTAGAAAGCAATCAGACAGATATAACGGTTATAGTAGGAGAAAAGAATAAAGCTGATAATATTTTGAATACTGTATCACACAAAAAGACATCTAAAGCGATAAAGAGCAATCAGGTAGTACTTAATCACACGACTCAGAATACTGAGTCGGTAGAAGAAACTCTTTTAAGTAATCTTAAAGAGATGGCAGCTCAAATTATTCATTTAGATCAAGATAGGCTGAATGAATATGAGAATTTTGGTGAATATGGATTTGATTCTATAAGCTTAAAAGAATTCTCTGAGGCAATTGAAAGTGGATTAGGAGTTGAAGTTCTGCCAACAGTATTTTATGCTCATAGTAATTTAAAAGATTTGTCGAAGTATCTTATGGAAGAATACAGGGAAAAAATCAAGGAAGTATGTAGCCTTCATGAAACGACAGGTACAGTAGAAAAAATTCAGGAAATATCAGATATTACAAGTAATGAAGAACCTGAAGTGGAGAAAGGATACACGGAAGAGAGCATACCATATATTGCAATTATTGGAGCTGATGGTGTATTTCCACAGTCAGATAGTATTGAAGAGTTTTGGGAAAATTTAATAAACGAAAAAGATATGGTAACAGAAATTCCAAAAAATCGATGGAACTTTGAAAATATGTATAGTCCCGAAAAAGGCGCAAAAAATAAATCAATCTCTAAGTGGGGAGGGTTTATAAATGATGTAGACAAGTTCGATGCACAATTTTTCAATATCTCTCCAAAGGAAGCAGAGCTAATGGATCCACAACAACGTCTGTTTCTTCAATCATCATGGAAAGTAATAGAAGATGCTGGTTATAAGGCTTCATCGTTATCGGGTAAAAATATAGGTGTATTTGTAGGCGCAAGTTTTAATGATTACCAAAATATGATATGGGATGAGTTAGGAGAGTCTAGAGTACAAATACCTGTTGGAAATATGCTTGCAATGTTGAGTAACCGTGTATCATATTTTATGAATTTTAAAGGACCAAGTGAAGTAGTTAATACTGCATGTTCAAGTAGTATGGTTGCGATTCATAGAGCAGTAACTGCAATTAATAATGGTGAATGTGAGATGGCCATTGCAGGAGGAGTAAGTTTATCATTGTCTCCAATGAATTATATAATAGCGAGTAAACTTGAGATATTATCACCAGATGGAAAGTGTAAGGTATTTGACGAGAGTGCAAATGGCTTTGTAAAGGGCGAAGGTGTGGGCAGTATCCTGTTAAAACCATTGAATAAAGCAATAGAAGATCATGATCATATTTATGCAGTTATTTGTGCAACAAATGAAAAACATGGAGGGAAAGCGTCATCTATTACTGCACCGGATTCTGAATCACAAGCTGAGTTAATAATAGAAACGCATGAAAAGGCATTGGTCAATCCTAATTCAATTTCATATATTGAGACGCATGGAACGGGTACAGAATTAGGAGATCCAATAGAAGTAGACGGTTTAAAAAAGCTTTTCATCTGTAAAAACAAACTAATTATTGTGGTCTGGGTTCAGTGA
- a CDS encoding polyketide synthase dehydratase domain-containing protein: protein MSANSEEGVKQIAKELAMYIKFSRYENDSDVDIFLEEIAYVLQCGRNTKDVRVAIYVETLTDLKDTLERICVAENLKEISSDTVITSLETYNMNQKETNLSENTFFDKHQLIYLAKIWVKGQKSNWDKLYHGNYPFKRSIPTYPFEKEHYWVPIVNSIGKVDKLHPMVDNNKSDFNEQYYCKEFSSKDLYIRDHRIDGEMILPGAAYLELVRFCAQDAIKEEDITVLENVYWTKPLQLTDSLVTCKIVLKPTEENIKFEVKTIQDDIDTMHCYGQIIYDPIDKLCAEIFDIELIKSRCTKETDGEKCYEKFQEYGFAYGPYMQSIKTVYSNSNEVLTRIHIPNKYKEDSKFYVLHPSIIDGAFQSVMAVNKSVEIKGNMYLPHKIDKIEIFNRVPERCFAYIMESKEQELQKNQFRFEIYILNDEGRVLVKVSGYTVKKVRSSEIQNHKLSDETVLHIFENIQNGNAKQEEIEYLLNGGNYDYE from the coding sequence TTGTCGGCAAATTCAGAGGAGGGAGTAAAGCAAATTGCAAAGGAACTTGCTATGTATATAAAGTTCAGCAGATACGAGAACGATAGTGATGTAGATATCTTTCTGGAAGAAATAGCATATGTTCTTCAATGCGGTAGAAATACAAAAGATGTAAGAGTGGCTATTTATGTTGAGACATTAACAGATTTAAAAGATACATTAGAAAGGATTTGTGTAGCAGAAAATTTAAAAGAGATAAGTAGTGATACTGTTATTACGTCACTCGAAACATATAATATGAATCAGAAAGAGACTAACTTAAGTGAAAATACATTTTTCGATAAACATCAATTAATTTATTTAGCAAAAATATGGGTTAAGGGTCAGAAAAGTAATTGGGATAAGCTGTATCACGGAAACTATCCTTTTAAAAGATCAATCCCAACTTACCCATTTGAAAAAGAGCATTATTGGGTACCAATTGTTAACAGCATAGGTAAGGTAGATAAATTACATCCTATGGTTGATAACAATAAGTCAGATTTTAATGAACAGTATTATTGCAAAGAATTTTCATCCAAGGACTTATATATTAGAGATCATAGAATTGATGGTGAAATGATTCTTCCGGGGGCTGCCTATCTGGAACTGGTGCGTTTTTGTGCACAAGATGCAATCAAAGAAGAGGATATTACAGTATTAGAGAATGTTTACTGGACTAAGCCGTTACAGCTCACTGATTCTTTAGTAACATGTAAGATTGTCTTGAAACCAACAGAAGAAAATATTAAATTTGAGGTGAAGACAATACAGGATGATATAGATACGATGCATTGCTATGGGCAGATCATATATGATCCAATTGATAAATTATGCGCAGAGATTTTTGATATAGAATTAATAAAATCCAGATGTACAAAAGAAACTGATGGCGAAAAATGTTATGAAAAGTTCCAAGAATATGGTTTTGCATATGGTCCATATATGCAATCGATCAAGACAGTTTATAGTAATAGTAATGAGGTATTAACTCGGATACATATTCCGAATAAATATAAAGAGGATAGTAAATTTTATGTACTTCATCCATCAATAATTGATGGTGCTTTTCAATCAGTAATGGCAGTCAATAAAAGCGTTGAAATCAAAGGAAATATGTATTTACCACATAAAATTGATAAAATAGAGATATTCAATAGAGTACCTGAAAGGTGTTTTGCATATATAATGGAGTCCAAAGAACAGGAATTACAAAAGAACCAATTTAGATTTGAGATCTATATTTTAAATGATGAGGGAAGAGTATTAGTAAAAGTGAGTGGATATACTGTAAAAAAGGTAAGAAGTTCTGAAATCCAAAATCACAAACTTTCAGATGAGACTGTATTACATATTTTTGAGAATATACAAAATGGAAACGCTAAACAGGAAGAAATTGAATACTTATTAAATGGAGGGAACTATGACTATGAATAA
- a CDS encoding acyl carrier protein has product MSNESAITVLEHTLRDKIEENQAIVMYGSEKLRSKLNQMNRSDKKNNNNCTNQSAVTDNNRLIEKTETFFVELFSDLLSISVDELDMDIRFQEYGVDSFIVKEFNEIIEKKLVRLSKTILFEYQTIRELANYVAQEYKEQLCHIFLLKIQQYKRKK; this is encoded by the coding sequence ATGTCAAATGAAAGTGCTATAACTGTTTTGGAACATACATTAAGGGACAAAATAGAAGAAAACCAAGCTATTGTCATGTATGGATCAGAAAAATTACGAAGCAAATTGAATCAAATGAATAGGAGTGACAAAAAGAATAACAATAATTGCACCAATCAATCGGCGGTAACAGATAATAATCGCTTGATAGAGAAGACAGAGACGTTTTTTGTTGAACTGTTTTCTGATTTACTAAGTATTTCAGTGGATGAACTGGATATGGATATAAGATTTCAAGAATATGGTGTTGATTCATTCATTGTAAAGGAATTTAATGAAATCATTGAAAAGAAATTAGTCAGACTATCCAAGACCATTTTATTTGAATATCAAACAATTAGAGAACTTGCTAATTATGTAGCTCAAGAATATAAAGAACAACTATGCCATATTTTTCTTTTGAAGATACAGCAATACAAGCGGAAAAAGTAG
- a CDS encoding SDR family NAD(P)-dependent oxidoreductase: MLAKRGECFQKITDTEYIMNPSSFSDYEELLQQVANEISVPDRIINLWGEKQPENNCYILLYLCQALLKIRDKKIQIINPFKETDTVSDSYNRAVSAIAKTVNIECNKLYIKTLIYENDSSLFNEIWEEIHSQEEICEIKYQNKLRYIRKLKENKRNTENQGKSLLRENGVYIITGGAGKIGTIIAYYLAKKYHASLVLVGRTKNNNFIEKKISRIAELGVSVQYLSADVTNIEDVKRVVLKTKNQFHKINGIIQCAGIIKDSYISNKKIQDFKQVIDVKVKGTLNMDKVTKNENLDFMAYFSSVSAVTGNVGQIDYSYANSFMDNFAEYRNKRVRKRSVQERQFQLTGLFGKMVGWSYLITF; encoded by the coding sequence ATTCTTGCCAAAAGAGGTGAGTGCTTTCAAAAGATTACTGATACAGAGTATATTATGAATCCAAGCAGTTTTAGCGATTATGAAGAGTTGCTTCAACAAGTAGCGAATGAAATAAGCGTGCCAGACAGAATTATTAATTTATGGGGAGAAAAACAGCCAGAGAATAATTGTTACATTTTGCTATATCTGTGTCAGGCTCTTCTAAAGATAAGAGACAAGAAAATACAGATCATAAATCCATTTAAAGAAACAGATACAGTATCTGACTCCTATAACAGAGCAGTAAGTGCAATTGCAAAAACAGTGAACATAGAATGTAATAAGTTGTACATAAAAACTTTGATATATGAGAATGATAGTAGCCTTTTCAATGAAATATGGGAAGAGATACATTCGCAAGAGGAAATATGCGAAATAAAATATCAGAATAAGTTACGTTATATCAGGAAACTTAAAGAAAATAAGCGAAATACTGAAAATCAAGGTAAGAGTTTACTTAGAGAAAATGGGGTTTATATTATTACTGGTGGTGCAGGAAAAATTGGTACTATAATTGCATATTATCTTGCAAAAAAATATCATGCATCATTAGTATTAGTTGGAAGAACAAAGAATAATAACTTTATTGAGAAAAAAATTAGTCGTATTGCTGAATTGGGAGTATCAGTACAGTATTTAAGCGCAGACGTTACAAATATCGAAGACGTAAAAAGAGTAGTGTTGAAAACGAAGAATCAATTCCATAAAATAAATGGAATTATTCAATGTGCAGGAATTATAAAAGACAGTTATATTAGTAATAAGAAAATACAGGATTTTAAACAGGTTATAGATGTTAAAGTAAAAGGTACACTCAATATGGATAAGGTCACTAAAAATGAAAATTTAGACTTTATGGCTTATTTTTCATCTGTATCAGCAGTCACAGGAAATGTTGGACAGATTGATTATTCATATGCAAATAGCTTTATGGATAATTTTGCGGAATATAGAAATAAGAGAGTGAGAAAAAGGAGTGTTCAGGAAAGACAATTTCAATTAACTGGCCTTTTTGGAAAGATGGTGGGATGGAGCTATCTAATAACCTTTTAA